One Roseomonas sp. OT10 DNA window includes the following coding sequences:
- a CDS encoding ABC transporter substrate-binding protein, translating into MLRRAFLGTAAAALAAPRLGLAQAGRVLRFVPQSDLAVLDPVWTSAYVTRHHAYMVFDTLYGVDSQFRASPQMVEGHVVEDDGKRWTLTLREGLRFHDGTPVLARDCVASLNRWGKRDNFGQTLFAATDDLSAPDDRTLVFRLKRPFPQLPYALGKATNNMAAIMPERIAATDPFRQVPEVVGSGPFRFVTGERVPGSRYVYERFADYRPRPDGTPSGTAGPKAVHVDRVEWTVMPDPAAASGALRTGEIEWWELPPPDLLPLLKRDRNLAVEVQDPTGYVGILRMNHMVAPFDRAEIRRAVLGAVSQEEFMQAAAGTDPTLWKDKVGYFCPGTPMANTTGLEALTGPRDIARAKRQIQDAGYKGEKVVLLGATDLPILRAVADVTADLLQKLGFNLDYQAIDWGTLVQRRQSREPVEKGGWSVYSNFTGGSDQVSPVTHSMLWANGAGAAPGWPDSPAIESLRGRWLDAADLPDQKRLAEELQGQAFRDVPYVPLGQYLYATAYRKSLSGVLGGFPVFWNLRAG; encoded by the coding sequence ATGCTTCGTCGTGCCTTCCTCGGGACGGCCGCCGCCGCCCTGGCCGCGCCGCGGCTGGGCCTCGCCCAGGCCGGCCGCGTGCTGCGCTTCGTGCCGCAGTCGGACCTGGCGGTGCTCGATCCCGTCTGGACCTCGGCCTATGTCACCCGCCACCACGCCTACATGGTGTTCGACACGCTCTATGGCGTGGATTCGCAGTTCCGCGCCTCGCCGCAGATGGTCGAGGGACATGTGGTCGAGGATGACGGGAAGCGCTGGACGCTGACGCTGCGCGAGGGACTGCGCTTCCACGACGGCACGCCGGTTCTGGCGCGGGACTGCGTGGCCAGCCTGAACCGCTGGGGCAAGCGCGACAATTTCGGCCAGACCCTCTTCGCCGCCACCGACGATCTCTCCGCCCCCGACGACCGCACCCTGGTCTTCCGCCTGAAGCGCCCCTTCCCGCAGCTTCCCTATGCGCTGGGCAAGGCCACCAACAACATGGCGGCGATCATGCCGGAGCGGATCGCGGCGACCGATCCGTTCCGCCAGGTGCCGGAGGTGGTGGGCAGCGGCCCCTTCCGCTTCGTGACCGGCGAGCGCGTGCCCGGCTCCCGCTACGTCTACGAACGCTTCGCCGACTACCGCCCGCGCCCGGACGGCACGCCGAGCGGGACGGCGGGACCGAAGGCGGTGCATGTCGACCGGGTGGAATGGACGGTGATGCCGGATCCCGCCGCGGCATCCGGCGCGCTGCGCACCGGCGAGATCGAGTGGTGGGAGCTGCCGCCGCCGGACCTGCTGCCGCTGTTGAAGCGCGACCGCAACCTCGCGGTCGAGGTGCAGGACCCCACCGGGTATGTCGGCATCCTGCGCATGAACCACATGGTCGCGCCCTTCGACCGTGCGGAGATCCGCCGCGCCGTGTTGGGCGCGGTCAGCCAGGAGGAGTTCATGCAGGCGGCGGCGGGCACCGATCCGACGCTGTGGAAGGACAAGGTCGGATACTTCTGCCCCGGCACCCCGATGGCGAACACCACGGGGCTGGAGGCCCTGACCGGCCCGCGCGACATCGCCCGTGCGAAGCGGCAGATCCAGGATGCCGGCTACAAGGGCGAGAAGGTCGTGCTCCTCGGCGCCACCGACCTGCCGATCCTGCGGGCCGTCGCCGACGTCACCGCCGACCTGCTCCAGAAGCTGGGCTTCAACCTGGACTATCAGGCGATCGACTGGGGCACGCTGGTGCAGCGGCGCCAGAGCCGCGAGCCGGTCGAGAAGGGCGGCTGGAGCGTCTACAGCAACTTCACCGGCGGCAGCGACCAGGTGAGCCCGGTGACCCACAGCATGCTCTGGGCGAACGGTGCCGGCGCCGCGCCCGGCTGGCCGGACAGTCCGGCGATCGAATCCCTGCGCGGGCGCTGGCTGGATGCGGCCGACCTGCCGGACCAGAAGCGACTGGCCGAGGAACTCCAGGGCCAGGCCTTCCGCGACGTGCCCTACGTGCCGCTGGGGCAGTACCTGTATGCCACCGCCTACCGGAAGAGCCTGTCCGGCGTGCTGGGCGGCTTTCCGGTGTTCTGGAACCTGCGGGCCGGCTGA
- a CDS encoding TonB-dependent siderophore receptor has product MTSHRRRTTLLLCLLAGTALGGTLACHPALGQGADDGVTVLPEVDVQGRGESALDPVRGFVANQQITGTKTDTPLIENPQSISVITRDQIDSRQAQTLGEALRYTAGIRGENYGPDSRTDWFQLRGFNAQDNGLFLNGLRFNTGYAGSVFETYGLERYEVLRGPTSVLYGQIAPGGLINMVQRRPSDEPSGEVRLTAGSYSRWQGQGYSTGRLTPDGTWTYNITGLLRDSDTQVDRVKDNRVYLGPAVTWQPTGDTRITLMGYYQRDQTSGGQFLPYEGTVTRTPYGRISTRRFTGEPDFDRFNRTQYGVGYELQHRFDDVWSVQQNLRYGHTGIDWAQVYGVGLASDGRTLNRFAYRPEIDVNTFQVDNQVQARFATGPLNHQVLMGFDYSQIFYRNLQAFAPVASLDLFNPVYGATIPKLSPPNLNDRQVTTQYGLYAQDQIRFDRFVLTAGIRQDWALADVANRANSPTTTREQNDEAFTWRAGLLYLAPNGLAPYASYARSFQPQIGVDAYGRGFDPLEGEQYEVGIKYQPPGVNSLIQVSAFHLTQRNTLTADPNNLFNQLPVGEVRVRGVEIEGVASLARGLSVIANYTYLDPEITKSSNTAEIGHRPNGVAKNNVAAWADYTFQEGSGGLTGLGLGFGVRFLGNTSATNTGGAVVPSTTLFDAAVRYDLGQLSPSLKGLQAAVNASNLFDTRYVGRCATESSCFYGNRLNVLGSISYRW; this is encoded by the coding sequence ATGACCTCGCACCGGCGTCGCACGACGCTCCTCCTCTGCCTGCTCGCCGGGACGGCGCTCGGCGGCACGCTCGCCTGTCACCCCGCCCTGGGACAGGGCGCCGATGACGGCGTGACGGTGCTGCCGGAGGTGGACGTGCAGGGCCGCGGCGAGAGCGCCCTGGACCCCGTGCGCGGCTTCGTCGCGAACCAGCAGATCACCGGCACCAAGACGGACACGCCGCTGATCGAGAACCCGCAGTCGATCTCCGTCATCACCCGTGACCAGATCGACAGCCGCCAGGCCCAGACGCTGGGCGAGGCGCTGCGCTACACCGCCGGCATCCGCGGCGAGAACTACGGCCCGGATTCGCGCACGGACTGGTTCCAGCTGCGCGGCTTCAACGCCCAGGACAACGGCCTGTTCCTGAACGGGCTGCGCTTCAACACGGGCTATGCCGGCAGCGTCTTCGAGACCTACGGGCTGGAGCGCTACGAGGTGCTGCGCGGCCCGACCTCGGTGCTCTACGGCCAGATCGCGCCCGGCGGCCTGATCAACATGGTGCAGCGCCGGCCGAGCGACGAGCCGTCCGGCGAGGTGCGGCTCACCGCCGGCTCCTACAGTCGGTGGCAGGGGCAGGGCTACTCGACCGGCCGGCTGACGCCCGACGGGACCTGGACCTACAACATCACCGGCCTGCTGCGCGACAGCGACACGCAGGTGGACCGCGTCAAGGACAACCGCGTCTACCTCGGCCCGGCCGTCACCTGGCAGCCGACCGGCGACACGCGCATCACGCTGATGGGCTACTACCAGCGCGACCAGACCTCGGGCGGGCAGTTCCTGCCCTATGAGGGCACGGTGACGCGCACGCCCTATGGCCGCATCTCGACGCGCCGCTTCACCGGCGAGCCCGATTTCGACCGCTTCAACCGCACCCAGTACGGCGTCGGCTACGAGCTGCAGCACCGCTTCGACGATGTCTGGTCGGTGCAGCAGAACCTGCGCTACGGCCATACCGGCATCGACTGGGCCCAGGTCTACGGCGTGGGGCTGGCCAGCGACGGACGCACGCTGAACCGCTTCGCCTATCGGCCGGAGATCGACGTCAACACCTTCCAGGTGGACAACCAGGTCCAGGCGCGCTTCGCCACCGGGCCGCTGAACCACCAGGTGCTGATGGGCTTCGACTACAGCCAGATCTTCTACCGCAACCTCCAGGCCTTCGCGCCGGTCGCCTCGCTGGACCTGTTCAACCCCGTCTACGGCGCGACCATCCCGAAGCTGTCGCCGCCCAACCTGAACGACCGCCAGGTGACGACGCAGTACGGCCTCTACGCCCAGGACCAGATCCGCTTCGACCGCTTCGTGCTGACCGCCGGCATCCGGCAGGACTGGGCCCTGGCCGACGTCGCCAACCGCGCGAACAGCCCGACCACGACGCGCGAGCAGAACGACGAGGCCTTCACCTGGCGGGCGGGGCTGCTCTACCTCGCCCCCAACGGCCTCGCGCCCTACGCCTCCTACGCGCGCTCCTTCCAGCCGCAGATCGGCGTGGACGCCTATGGCCGCGGCTTCGACCCGCTGGAGGGCGAGCAGTACGAGGTGGGCATCAAGTACCAGCCGCCGGGGGTGAACAGCCTGATCCAGGTCTCCGCCTTCCACCTGACCCAGCGCAACACGCTGACGGCCGATCCGAACAACCTCTTCAACCAGCTGCCGGTCGGCGAGGTACGGGTGCGCGGCGTGGAGATCGAGGGCGTCGCCAGCCTCGCGCGCGGGCTGAGCGTGATCGCGAACTACACCTACCTCGACCCCGAGATCACCAAAAGCAGCAATACCGCCGAGATCGGCCACCGCCCCAACGGCGTCGCCAAGAACAACGTCGCCGCCTGGGCCGACTACACCTTCCAGGAGGGTTCCGGCGGGCTGACAGGGCTGGGGCTGGGCTTCGGCGTCCGCTTCCTGGGCAACACCTCCGCCACCAACACCGGGGGCGCGGTGGTGCCCTCCACCACGCTGTTCGACGCGGCGGTGCGCTACGACCTCGGGCAGCTCAGCCCGTCGCTGAAGGGGCTGCAGGCCGCGGTCAACGCCAGCAACCTGTTCGACACGCGCTATGTCGGCCGCTGCGCCACCGAGTCTTCCTGCTTCTACGGCAACCGGCTGAACGTGCTGGGCAGCATCAGCTACCGCTGGTAG
- a CDS encoding SRPBCC family protein, which yields MKQQITIARPPEEVFRYLADPAHVVDWLPQLRREEGALPEGELKADKAAGVVRWRFEPAGEFRVTGAGRIATVHLTLEHEVARPNDPTEAETPHEAAEHGMEAALQSLKSHLERAHGGDPAEPTQDAPSRLFGHSATQEPGI from the coding sequence ATGAAGCAACAGATCACCATCGCCCGGCCTCCGGAGGAGGTCTTCCGCTACCTCGCCGACCCGGCCCATGTCGTCGACTGGCTGCCGCAGCTCCGGCGCGAGGAGGGAGCCCTGCCGGAGGGAGAGCTGAAGGCGGACAAGGCCGCCGGGGTCGTGCGCTGGCGCTTCGAGCCGGCGGGCGAGTTCCGCGTCACGGGCGCCGGCCGGATCGCCACGGTGCACCTGACCCTGGAGCACGAGGTGGCGCGCCCGAACGACCCGACCGAGGCGGAGACGCCGCACGAGGCGGCGGAACACGGGATGGAGGCCGCGCTGCAAAGCCTGAAGTCCCACCTGGAGCGCGCCCATGGCGGCGACCCGGCCGAGCCGACGCAGGATGCGCCCAGCCGGCTTTTCGGCCACAGCGCCACGCAGGAACCGGGGATCTGA
- the uvrB gene encoding excinuclease ABC subunit UvrB, with product MNLLTPPVLFTPVKRESPPPQRPLTVVSPFEPGGDQPTAIADLVAGLRQGERDQVLLGVTGSGKTFTMAKVIEAVQRPTLILAPNKTLAAQLYGEMKSFFPDNAVEYFVSYYDYYQPEAYVPRTDTYIEKDSQINEQIDRMRHSATQALLERGDVVIVASVSCIYGIGSVETYSGMTVRLEKGGRIDRDVLLKALVEQQYRRNDAAFQRGTFRVRGESVDIWPSHMEDRAWRVSLFGDEVDSLREFDPLTGEISGEMERVAIYANSHYVTPRPTLIQAIKQIKVELRQRLEELTAEGRLLEAQRLEQRTTFDIEMLETTGVCKGIENYSRYLSGRGPGMPPPTLFEYLPDNALLVVDESHVTVPQIGGMYRGDFARKSILAEHGFRLPSCMDNRPLKFEEWDSFRPNSVFVSATPGPWEMERTQGAFAEQVIRPTGLIDPVTEIRPVEGQVDDLLAECRAIREKGGRVLVTTLTKRMAEDLTEYMTETGIKCRYLHSDVDTLERIEIIRDLRKGVFDVLIGINLLREGLDIPECALVAILDADKEGFLRSTTSLIQTIGRAARNADGRVVLYADRMTDSLTRALGETERRRAKQQAYNEANGITPQTIRRDIADVLQSVYEQDYVTVDAVEGSETAHFVGKDLRSSIAELEKRMRAAAADLEFETAARLRDEIKRLEAMELGLDAPMPSGREARPKGDWKPKPLGPGGGGYDPEKKAARGRGRRRAGP from the coding sequence ATGAACCTCCTCACCCCCCCCGTCCTGTTCACGCCGGTCAAGCGGGAATCCCCCCCCCCGCAGCGCCCGCTGACGGTCGTCTCCCCCTTCGAGCCCGGGGGCGACCAGCCGACCGCCATCGCCGACCTCGTGGCCGGGCTGCGCCAGGGGGAGCGGGACCAGGTGCTGCTGGGCGTCACCGGCTCGGGCAAGACCTTCACCATGGCCAAGGTGATCGAGGCGGTGCAGCGCCCGACCCTCATCCTGGCGCCGAACAAGACGCTGGCGGCCCAGCTCTATGGCGAGATGAAGTCCTTCTTCCCCGACAACGCGGTCGAGTACTTCGTGTCCTACTACGACTACTACCAGCCGGAGGCCTATGTCCCCCGGACCGACACCTACATAGAAAAAGACAGCCAGATCAACGAGCAGATCGACCGGATGCGCCACTCTGCCACCCAGGCGCTGCTGGAGCGGGGCGACGTGGTGATCGTGGCCTCCGTCTCCTGCATCTACGGCATCGGCTCGGTCGAGACCTATTCCGGCATGACCGTGCGGCTGGAGAAGGGCGGGCGGATCGACCGCGACGTGCTGCTCAAGGCGCTGGTCGAGCAGCAGTACCGCCGCAACGACGCCGCCTTCCAGCGCGGCACCTTCCGCGTGCGCGGCGAGAGCGTGGACATCTGGCCCTCGCACATGGAGGACCGCGCCTGGCGCGTCTCCCTGTTCGGCGACGAGGTGGACAGCCTGCGCGAATTCGACCCGCTGACCGGCGAGATCTCGGGCGAGATGGAGCGCGTGGCGATCTACGCCAACAGCCACTATGTCACGCCCCGCCCGACGCTGATCCAGGCGATCAAGCAGATCAAGGTCGAGCTGCGCCAGCGGCTGGAGGAGCTGACCGCCGAGGGCCGGCTGCTGGAGGCGCAGCGGCTGGAGCAGCGCACCACCTTCGACATCGAGATGCTGGAGACCACCGGCGTCTGCAAGGGCATCGAGAACTACTCCCGATACCTCTCCGGTCGCGGTCCCGGGATGCCGCCGCCGACACTGTTCGAGTACCTGCCGGACAACGCCCTGCTGGTGGTGGACGAGAGCCACGTCACCGTGCCGCAGATCGGCGGCATGTACCGGGGCGACTTCGCGCGCAAGTCGATCCTGGCCGAGCACGGCTTCCGCCTGCCCTCCTGCATGGACAACCGACCCCTGAAGTTCGAGGAGTGGGACAGCTTCCGCCCCAACTCCGTCTTCGTCTCCGCGACGCCGGGCCCGTGGGAGATGGAGCGCACCCAGGGCGCCTTCGCCGAGCAGGTGATCCGCCCCACCGGGCTGATCGACCCGGTCACCGAGATCCGCCCCGTCGAGGGCCAGGTGGACGACCTCCTCGCCGAGTGCCGCGCCATCCGCGAGAAGGGCGGCCGCGTGCTGGTCACGACGCTGACCAAGCGCATGGCCGAGGACCTGACCGAGTACATGACGGAGACGGGCATCAAGTGCCGCTACCTCCACTCGGACGTGGACACGCTGGAGCGCATCGAGATCATCCGCGACCTGCGCAAGGGCGTCTTCGACGTGCTGATCGGCATCAACCTGCTGCGCGAGGGGCTGGACATCCCCGAATGCGCCCTGGTCGCGATCCTGGACGCGGACAAGGAGGGCTTCCTGCGCTCCACCACCTCGCTGATCCAGACCATCGGCCGCGCCGCGCGCAACGCCGACGGGCGCGTCGTGCTCTATGCCGACCGCATGACCGACAGCCTGACCCGCGCGCTGGGCGAGACGGAGCGGCGCCGGGCCAAGCAGCAGGCCTACAACGAGGCGAACGGCATCACGCCCCAGACCATCCGCCGCGACATCGCCGACGTGCTGCAATCCGTCTACGAGCAGGACTACGTCACGGTGGACGCCGTGGAAGGCTCCGAGACGGCGCATTTCGTCGGCAAGGACCTGCGCTCCTCCATCGCGGAGCTGGAAAAGCGCATGCGCGCCGCCGCCGCCGACCTGGAGTTCGAGACCGCCGCGCGGCTGCGCGACGAGATCAAGCGGCTGGAGGCGATGGAGCTGGGCCTCGACGCGCCCATGCCCTCCGGCCGGGAGGCCAGGCCGAAGGGCGACTGGAAGCCGAAGCCGCTGGGCCCGGGGGGCGGCGGCTACGACCCGGAGAAGAAGGCCGCGCGCGGGCGTGGACGCCGGCGCGCAGGCCCCTGA
- a CDS encoding MarR family winged helix-turn-helix transcriptional regulator — MTDSPTPLEAHLGYWLRYVSNHVSHAFGLKLAAHDVTAAEWVLLRELHERDGAAPSEVAERLGLTRGAISKLAERLIAKALLLRGPGGRDRRTQNLWLTAEGRALVPVLATLADRNDAEFFGHLDPAERQAIEAAMRDIVRRHGLRAAPVG; from the coding sequence ATGACGGATTCCCCCACCCCGCTGGAGGCCCATCTCGGCTACTGGCTGCGCTACGTCTCGAACCACGTCTCCCACGCCTTCGGCCTGAAGCTCGCCGCGCATGACGTCACGGCCGCCGAGTGGGTGCTGCTGCGGGAGCTGCATGAGCGCGACGGCGCGGCGCCCAGCGAGGTCGCGGAGCGCCTGGGCCTGACGCGCGGCGCCATCTCCAAGCTGGCCGAACGGCTGATCGCCAAGGCGCTGCTCCTGCGCGGGCCGGGCGGACGCGACCGCCGGACGCAGAACCTGTGGCTGACGGCGGAGGGGCGGGCGCTGGTCCCCGTCCTCGCGACCCTCGCGGACCGCAACGACGCGGAGTTCTTCGGCCATCTGGACCCCGCGGAGCGTCAGGCGATCGAGGCGGCGATGCGGGACATCGTGCGCCGGCACGGGCTGCGGGCCGCGCCGGTCGGCTGA
- a CDS encoding Nramp family divalent metal transporter produces MNDARVEAQAPASPPPSSLPEVNRSVAVPRHGAVLRRFAAFLGPGYLVAVGYMDPGNWATALAGGSAFGYTLLSVALLSSLMAMLLQALCVRLGIATGQDLAQLCRSRFPRWASLPLWALAELAICATDLAELIGTAIALQLLFGIPLLYGVVLTALDAFLILWLQHRGVRWVEALVAGLILLILGCFVVQVALSDPEWGALLRGYLPSGSIVTDRRQLYLAMGILGATVMPHNLYLHTALVQSRAIAHDLPAKREAIRFASWDSSLALTVALVVNSAILITAAAVFHAGGQHEVAELQDAYRLLAPMLGSAAAASLFAVALLLSGINSTVTATLAGQVVMEGFLHIRLPPFIRRLITRGIAIIPAVAVTWAYGETGTAELLVLSQVVLSLQLPFAVVPLMLFVGSRRRMGPLAAPAWQMALGWASAALILALNAKLIWDFLAGPG; encoded by the coding sequence CTGAACGACGCCCGAGTCGAGGCCCAAGCGCCGGCCAGCCCGCCGCCCTCCAGCCTGCCGGAGGTGAATCGGAGCGTGGCGGTGCCGCGGCACGGGGCGGTGCTGCGGCGCTTCGCCGCCTTCCTCGGGCCGGGCTACCTCGTCGCCGTGGGCTACATGGACCCGGGGAACTGGGCCACCGCGCTCGCGGGCGGGTCGGCCTTCGGCTACACGCTGCTCTCCGTCGCGCTGCTCTCCTCGCTGATGGCGATGCTGCTCCAGGCGCTCTGCGTGCGGCTGGGGATCGCGACGGGGCAGGACCTGGCGCAGCTCTGCCGCAGCCGCTTCCCGCGCTGGGCCTCCCTGCCCCTCTGGGCGCTGGCGGAGCTGGCGATCTGCGCCACCGACCTCGCCGAACTGATCGGCACGGCCATCGCGCTGCAACTGCTGTTCGGCATCCCCCTGCTCTATGGCGTGGTGCTGACGGCGCTGGACGCCTTCCTGATCCTCTGGCTCCAGCACCGGGGGGTACGGTGGGTGGAGGCTCTGGTGGCCGGGCTGATCCTGCTCATCCTCGGCTGCTTCGTGGTGCAGGTGGCGCTGTCCGACCCGGAATGGGGGGCGCTGCTGCGCGGCTACCTGCCCTCCGGCTCGATCGTGACGGACCGGCGGCAGCTCTACCTGGCCATGGGCATCCTCGGCGCCACGGTGATGCCGCACAACCTCTACCTCCACACCGCCCTGGTGCAGTCCCGGGCCATCGCCCACGACCTGCCGGCGAAGCGGGAGGCGATCCGCTTCGCGAGCTGGGACAGCTCCCTCGCCCTGACCGTGGCGCTGGTGGTGAACTCCGCCATCCTGATCACCGCCGCGGCCGTCTTCCACGCGGGCGGGCAGCACGAGGTGGCCGAGCTGCAGGACGCCTACCGCCTGCTGGCGCCGATGCTGGGCAGCGCGGCGGCGGCCAGCCTCTTCGCCGTGGCGCTGCTGCTGAGCGGCATCAACTCCACCGTCACCGCCACCCTGGCCGGGCAGGTGGTGATGGAGGGCTTCCTGCACATCCGCCTGCCGCCCTTCATACGCCGGCTGATCACCCGGGGCATCGCCATCATCCCGGCCGTGGCCGTCACCTGGGCCTATGGCGAGACGGGGACGGCGGAGCTGCTGGTGCTGTCGCAGGTGGTGCTGTCGCTCCAGCTTCCCTTCGCCGTCGTGCCCCTGATGCTGTTCGTCGGCAGCCGGCGGAGGATGGGGCCGCTGGCCGCCCCGGCCTGGCAGATGGCGCTGGGCTGGGCCTCGGCCGCGCTGATCCTGGCGCTGAACGCCAAGCTGATCTGGGACTTCCTGGCCGGGCCGGGCTAG
- the tam gene encoding trans-aconitate 2-methyltransferase, with translation MTWSATQYTRFEDERTRPVRDLLAQLPQRPVAAAIDLGCGPGNSTELLRARFPGAAVSGLDSSADMLAAARQRLPEVAFVLGDIAAWDGPERYDVILANASLQWVPDHAALLPALVRRLAPGGQLAVQMPDNLDEPAHRLMREVAAEGPWAARLAAATAARAPRRGAGWYVATLRGLGTRVDAWITTYHHPLAGGAAAVVEWFKGSGLRPFLDPLDAAERSEFLRRYEAGVARAYPALEDGTVLLPFPRLFFVATRD, from the coding sequence ATGACCTGGTCGGCGACGCAGTACACGCGGTTCGAGGACGAGCGCACACGGCCGGTGCGGGACCTGCTGGCCCAGCTTCCCCAGCGGCCGGTGGCGGCGGCCATCGACCTCGGCTGCGGTCCCGGCAACTCCACGGAGCTGCTGCGGGCCCGTTTCCCCGGGGCGGCCGTGTCCGGCCTCGACAGCTCCGCGGACATGCTGGCGGCCGCCCGGCAGCGCCTCCCGGAGGTGGCGTTCGTGCTCGGCGACATCGCGGCCTGGGACGGTCCCGAGCGGTACGACGTGATCCTGGCCAACGCCTCGCTGCAATGGGTGCCCGACCACGCCGCGCTCCTGCCGGCGCTGGTGCGGCGCCTGGCGCCGGGCGGGCAGCTCGCGGTGCAGATGCCGGACAACCTCGACGAGCCGGCCCACCGGCTGATGCGGGAGGTCGCGGCGGAAGGACCCTGGGCCGCCAGGCTGGCGGCGGCCACGGCGGCCCGGGCGCCGCGCCGCGGGGCAGGGTGGTACGTCGCCACCCTGCGCGGCCTGGGTACACGGGTCGATGCCTGGATCACCACCTACCACCACCCCCTGGCCGGTGGCGCGGCGGCCGTGGTGGAGTGGTTCAAGGGCAGCGGGCTGCGGCCCTTCCTCGACCCGCTGGACGCGGCGGAGCGGTCGGAATTCCTGCGGCGTTACGAGGCGGGGGTGGCGCGGGCCTATCCCGCGCTGGAGGATGGCACGGTGCTGCTGCCCTTCCCCAGGCTGTTCTTCGTCGCCACGCGCGACTGA
- a CDS encoding amidohydrolase family protein, whose translation MDAHHHLWDLSLGRHPWITDAGAGVRALGDIGYLRRNYLPDDYLRDAAGQGIVATVHVEALWDRARDALEETLWLESLPRPEGIAARYVAHVPLDSPDAGERVAAQAAIPRVAALRETIRWHPDPAKRWTRRGLVNEAGWRRGLAALGAHGLALDLLMNPHQSEEVAALAADFPDQIFIVNHCGTPNDRDAEGIARWKRGLALMAARPNIALKLSEFAGYATDHSLPALRDTLRCCIDAFGPGRCLFASDFPVARRHMEFAPMCDAFRAILREYTPEEQRAVFHDNAARLYRYP comes from the coding sequence ATCGATGCCCATCACCACCTCTGGGACCTCTCGCTGGGCCGGCATCCCTGGATCACCGATGCCGGCGCGGGCGTCCGCGCCCTCGGGGACATCGGCTACCTGCGGCGGAACTACCTTCCGGACGACTACCTGCGGGATGCGGCCGGCCAGGGGATCGTGGCGACGGTCCATGTCGAGGCGCTGTGGGACCGCGCCCGCGACGCGCTGGAGGAGACGCTCTGGCTGGAATCGCTTCCCCGCCCCGAGGGGATCGCCGCCCGCTACGTCGCCCATGTCCCGCTGGATTCGCCCGATGCCGGGGAACGGGTGGCGGCGCAGGCCGCCATCCCGCGGGTCGCCGCGCTGCGCGAGACCATCCGCTGGCACCCCGATCCGGCCAAGCGCTGGACCCGCCGCGGGCTCGTGAACGAAGCCGGTTGGCGCCGCGGCCTCGCCGCGCTGGGGGCGCATGGGCTGGCGCTCGACCTGCTGATGAACCCGCACCAGTCGGAGGAGGTGGCGGCGCTGGCGGCGGACTTCCCGGACCAGATCTTCATCGTCAACCACTGCGGCACGCCGAACGACCGCGACGCGGAAGGGATCGCGCGCTGGAAGCGCGGCCTCGCCCTGATGGCGGCGCGGCCCAACATCGCCCTCAAGCTTTCGGAATTCGCCGGCTACGCCACCGATCATTCGTTGCCCGCGCTGCGCGACACCCTTCGCTGCTGCATCGACGCCTTCGGGCCGGGGCGCTGCCTCTTCGCCAGCGACTTCCCCGTGGCGAGGCGCCACATGGAATTCGCCCCCATGTGTGACGCCTTCCGCGCGATCCTCCGCGAATACACGCCGGAGGAGCAGCGCGCCGTCTTCCACGACAACGCCGCGCGCCTCTACCGCTACCCCTGA
- a CDS encoding DUF1398 domain-containing protein has translation MDRGLESVLRDCTQGSDEGRLDFPEVLRRLSAAGIERYHADLARAERTYYLPDGRSHRLPAQAGGAAAAAFSATGVEAAIRAVQARSLSYREFCDRIGAAGCVGYLVSIPGRRAVYYGRTGETHVEPFPALHS, from the coding sequence ATGGACCGAGGATTGGAGAGCGTGCTGCGGGACTGCACCCAGGGCTCGGATGAGGGCCGGCTGGACTTCCCGGAGGTGCTGCGGCGCCTGTCGGCTGCGGGGATCGAGCGCTACCACGCCGACCTCGCCCGGGCCGAGCGGACCTACTACCTCCCGGACGGCCGCTCGCACCGGCTGCCCGCGCAGGCAGGCGGGGCCGCGGCCGCCGCCTTCTCGGCGACGGGGGTAGAGGCGGCGATCCGTGCCGTCCAGGCGCGCAGCCTTTCCTACAGGGAGTTCTGCGACCGCATCGGGGCCGCCGGCTGCGTCGGCTACCTCGTCTCCATCCCCGGGCGGCGCGCGGTCTATTACGGCCGGACGGGGGAAACCCATGTCGAACCCTTCCCCGCCCTGCACTCCTGA